CGGCTTGTGAGGGTGCCAGATGCAGGTATCCGGCGCATGCACAGAAGGTCCGATTAAGGCCGATGCCCATAAGTTTCTATCAGGCATGCGTGGGATCTAACaggatcggggactgtaaaagccgcccagcgcagtgaataataatgagctgggcggcggtagaaaacgacagttggggcgcggctgggcacaaaggtaggagaaAAACCGCCCCTTGagcataaaggaaggtgattgacagatgaatataaagttgcttttacatggtttaaaatgcagacagggggtactcttatatcattggaatacgcttaccctaagttcacacctgagcgttttacagcgcgttcaaacgcgctgtaaaacgctcaacacatgaaaagcaatgcttccctatgggaatggttctcacctgggcgttttacagcgcgtacgatcgcgctgtaaaacgcccgacgctcaaacaagtacttgagcttctttggggcgttttgacgcgcgtttgtggccataggacactgcagtcaatgacacaaacgcgcgtcaaacgcgcgtttactattacaaaaaacgcgcgtcagaaacgcgcgtttgacgcgcgtttgggaaacactcaccctgctttcacacctgagcgtttctcaaacgcgcatcAAACGCGCGTTCTTGacgcacgttttttgtaatagtaaacgcgcgtttgacgcgcgtttgtgtcattgactgcagtgtcctatggccacaaacgcgcgtcaaaacgccccaaagaagctcaagtacttgtttgagcgtcgggcgttttacagcgcgatcgtacgcgctgtaaaacgcccaggtgagaaccattcccatagggaagcattgcttttcatgtgttgagcgttttacagcgcgtttgaacgcgctgtaaaacgctcaggtgtgaacttagggtcaggtgtgaaagcagggttataaTAGACagatgactgcataggaataactagatatgtttatagggcctgtcagtgtccctttaaggcagtgctggaaaataatggtggccacacaaaatactaacattttgggcacaatttggtcacttttgttgccagcggtttagacattaatggctgtgtgctgAGTTACTTTGAGGGCACACcatatttacactgttatacaagctgtacaccgaCTACTGAAAAGATGGAattaaatatttacaaaaaatgtgagggtgtactcacttttgtgagatactgtgtattgtttaaatcatgttttatattaaatatatttttaaataatttttgatgatattgttaattttccatgtcaatatctgtataaccataaaatcctgcagtaatCGCACTGGCCGCTAAGCCTCATAATAGGCAccgcttcttggtctgtacatgcagttatctgcttatcattacaggcaggataagggcttatgcacacaaacgtatttttttctttgtccgttcagtttttttttgcggcccatatgcagaaccattcacttcaatggttgaTGTCCATATGTCTACATGGCCATGcacacttaggggtatagagattttgcagcgcaaaatgtttcatcagatctccctacccctgggTGCGCACTCGCCCACAAATCATCAATTGCAGTTCAtccttaccgcagagctgagtgctgggtACCAGGCTCACCACATAGTAGAGctgaactgcaactgatgatttgtgggcccgtgcgcactcaggggtagggagatctgatgaaacattttgcgctgcaaaatctctatacccctaagtgtgCACGCGCGGTGTACGAAATACTTCTATCGCGGCGCTGCAATAATTCTTTGCTAAGCCGGTGGATATGCGCTTGCACAGCGCCGCAAACACCCTCCTctagctgattcctgtgcggccgcgtcacttccggtgcggccCCGTCAGTTCCGGTGCGGCCCCGTCAGTtccggtgcggccgcgtcacttccggtatagacttttcgcaaggtatagagatttAGCAGAACACCGGCACTTGCTGCATTTGGAGCAGTCTCACAGCAGCAGCCCGCTCCACACAGTTCCTCAGCAACTGTAATGTACCAGTACGTCACGGTGGTTGAGggggttaaaggaaatgtgtcaccaaattttttttctgccagttaaagccAAATAGCAACACCTATCCTTGTTTTCTAatctattttatatttataatattctttttttttaattccatttcttgaacatgattatgCCTCAGCTGTTCTAAACATCATTTAGAAAGTATTacaaaaattgctttacggcagccccatggtctatAGACATAATGGTCTGGAAGGGACCTCATTAActtatatgggagagttttctaggaatGTCTGTGACCTGTTCAGAGGTCAATATAGAAGGAAAGaacagataagctttgacaatcatctACTGtgaatcctgtcttatctatacacagaggtaatatgattacaggcaggattacaatgacagataagcaggtaactgcagcaaagtgatctgtacagaccaagaagtggtgcctattattaagCTTAGTGGCCTGTGCAAAAACTGCAAGATTTCATGGTGTTTTTCTAAATGCATATATTGCCATGAAAAATagcatcatcaaaaattctttaactaTATGTAATAAGCATAAAAAACTGGTTTAAACAAtcagtcattttctgatgacatgttccctttaggcctcatgcacacgaccgttgtgtgcacccgtggccgttgtgccgttagacgtgtttttctgcggctccattgactttcaatggggccgttgaaaactcggcttgtgcaccgtttttacaccgtgcccgtgacccgtgtttcgaggccgtgaaaaaaatataacctgtcctatttttttcacggccaacggttcacgggcccattcaagtcaatgggtccgtgaaaatcacggatgcacacaagattgtcatccgtgtccgtgatccgtgtccgtgatccgtgtccgttttttcctatcatttcaatagcaaacttgacttagatttttttttcatctttcatgtccgtggatcctccaaaaatcacggcagacccacggaagaaaaaacgggcacggatcacggtacaacggaaccacgttttgcgggacgttaaaaaatacggtcgtgtgcatgaggccttaaagaggacctttcatgggtttgtagtaagtgagataaatatctgtacctgcggggtaccccccgctgatgctgccaccctgcctgttttttttaatttttatagcgCTCCTGCGCCCTGTTATAGCCCCCCGAAAATTTTGCGCTCAGTatattaatactgagcatcggagcactggggaggagacgcagtctttctctgtgggcgtctccttctcaccTGGATGTAGCGCTGTCTACtcacagcgcagagcgtcacagccaggaaggTTTTTTCTccctgtgattggacagcgctacatccaggggagaaggagacgcccacagagaaagactggtGCTCCCATGCTCAGTATTAATATACTGAGTGCGAAATTTGCAGGGGGTCATAATAGGGCGCAGAAGCGCTATTTTaacaaaacaggcagggtggcagcatcagcgggggtacCCCGCAGGTACAAATATTTATCTCGCTTACTACAAAGTGAGGTCCAGGATATCAATCCCACATGATACTCATGTTATTCTTCCTTTCTGTTTGCTTTTTATATAGTTTACAGAAGACAAGACGCTAGCAACCAAATTGAAACTACAAGCTCTGATTTATCCCGTACTCCAGATGTTAGATTTCAACACACCCTCCTACCAGCAAAATATGAACATGCCAATAGTTTCTCGTTATGTCATGATAAAGTTCTGGCTAGACTACTTAAATGGGAGCCATTCCTTTGCCCATGCCATAATGGTTAATAATCACACGTCTTTAGACGTAAGTGAAGCAGTTGCGCTTCGACAGCTTTTGAAGTGGGATGCATTGTTGCCTTCGTCCTTCAAAAAGAACTACAAGCCTCTAATCCAAAATACAGGTAACCCCCATATTGTTCAGGAGGTACCTGCTTTATTTGACACCCGGGCATCTCCATTGATTGCACAGAAGGAGACCCTTCAGAAGCTTCCAAAGACCTATATCTTAACCTGTGAACATGATGTCTTGAGGGATGATGGAACCCTGTACGCAAAGCGACTGGAGGAGGCAGGTGTTGACGTCACTCATGACCATTATGAAGATGGCTTTCACGGCTGCATGATCTTTGCTACCTGGCCAACTTATTTTACAGCCGGTGCCAGGACAAGAGATGGCTTTGTCAAATGGCTTAAAGAGAACCTTTAATTAAACTTTTTATCAGAATTACTAAGACTACTAAGCCAggtcagaaaaaaatctaagatttTATAACGCTTTCCTTACAGTTCTGAAGTACTTTCCTCCTACAACTAAAAGGTAGAATGCTTCTCTGTATTTAAAGTACCATATTTACTTCAATTTATTACAGCAGAACTGGAATTTTACTATAAGCTTTAGTCATCACTGTTTTACTAGTTTAGAGGTCATTCACATGTCcgccgtgttttgcggttccacaaaacaccgggccggcaccccaatagaaatgcctattcttgtccatagctgcggacaagaataggacatgcagatGAAACGAAAAAtgcagatgcgaacagcacacggtgtcctgtccgcatcttttctgtccccattgaaaatgaatgggtccgcaccaattatgcagaacggatccggatccaaagtgcggacatctgaatggagcctaatcttGATAATATCTTGAAATCTTTTATGttggccttaggcctcattcacaatgGCATGTGTTGATTATGCACTGCCCGTATTGAGTAGTTGCGTGCTATGGAGCCCCTGCTGTTCTATGGAGGTGGTTACTGGTCTGGTCTTCCCacacatacaatgtaatacaCTGTGTGTTGTATGGCATGCCGTAGAAGCTCTGTTTCCTCAGCATCTTGGAGGGAACATTGTGCATTATACAGCATGCCTATAAAACTGAAATATGCACAGGTCCATATCCCAGATTTGGTTTTGAAAACCAAAATTCACACAAAAGTGTTAATAAGTCCTTAAGGTGGTCATGtctgtaaggcctagttcacacatttcaatggttccgcaaaaaaaaacctgaatgtgttccgtatgcattccgtttccgtatttccgttccgttgaaagatagagcttgtcctatatttggccgtaaatcacgggtcgtggctccattcaagtcaatgggtccgcaaataaaacggaatacatacagaaatgcatccgtatgtctttcgtttccgttccgttttttctgaaccatctattgaaaatgttatgcccagcccaattttttctatgtaattactgtatactgtacatggcatacggaaaaacggaacggaaaaacggaaaggaaacggaactcaaaaattgaacaacggatctgtgaaaaacggaccgcaaaaaagaataaaagccatacggtcatgtgaactaggcctaagagtAAGGTCAGTTGAAACCACCGATTTTGGTGGACCCAGACCATCTTCAACATCCGCCTGTTTAGTTCTCAAGGGAGATAAGCCGCCACCACCAGAGTTGTCAGGCAGTgacttaa
The genomic region above belongs to Bufo gargarizans isolate SCDJY-AF-19 chromosome 4, ASM1485885v1, whole genome shotgun sequence and contains:
- the NCEH1 gene encoding neutral cholesterol ester hydrolase 1, producing the protein MRTVPALLAALTALTAYYVYSPLPSTLAEPWKLMLLDATFRLAQDLSNFAHYVGLGHHLRVLNFVSGYFDKLDPASSPHLQVTDTVFDGVEVRIFEPKKELHGSLQRSVIYVHGGGWALGSAKARSYDSLCRRIAEDVNAVVVSIEYRLVPNVHFPEQINDVYAATKYFTQPEVLAKYSVDPERIAISGDSAGGNLAAAVCQQFTEDKTLATKLKLQALIYPVLQMLDFNTPSYQQNMNMPIVSRYVMIKFWLDYLNGSHSFAHAIMVNNHTSLDVSEAVALRQLLKWDALLPSSFKKNYKPLIQNTGNPHIVQEVPALFDTRASPLIAQKETLQKLPKTYILTCEHDVLRDDGTLYAKRLEEAGVDVTHDHYEDGFHGCMIFATWPTYFTAGARTRDGFVKWLKENL